A stretch of DNA from Pseudomonas sp. HN11:
ATGATCAACGCGCGGTGATAGTCCTGCATGGCGCCGGCAAAAATTTCCGACGCCGAGGCCGAGAGGCGGTTGACCAGCAGTGCCATCGGGCCTTTGTAGAAGGCGCCTGGGTTCTCGTCTTCCAGCACGTCGACACGGCCGTCAGCGTTGCGTACCAGAACGGTCGGGCCCTTGTCGATGAACAGGCTGGTCAGCTCGGTGGCTTCCTGCAGGGAACCGCCGCCGTTGTTGCGCAGGTCGATGACCACGCCGTCGACTTTTTCCTTCTGCAGCTCAGTCAGGATTTTCTTAACGTCGCGGGTGGTGGACTTGTAATCCGGATCGCCAGCACGGAAGGCCTTGAAGTCCAGGTAGAAGGCCGGGATTTCAATCACGCCCAGCTTGTAGTCCTTGCCATCCTGCTTGAGGTTGAGGACTTTCTTCTGCACGGCCTGGTCTTCGAGCTTCACCGCTTCACGGGTGATGGACACGATCTTGCTGGTCTGGTCGTTCGGTGCATTGGTGTGCGGAATCACTTCGAGGCGCACCACGCTGCCTTTCGGCCCACGGATCAGCTTGACCACTTCGTCCAGGCGCCAGCCGACCACATCGACCATCTCTTTGTCGGCCTGGGCCACACCGATGATCTTGTCAGCCGGGGCGACCTGCTTGGTCTTGTCTGCCGGACCTGCTGGCACCAGGCGCACGATCTTGACCTGGTCATTGTCGCTTTGCAGGACGGCACCGATACCTTCCAGCGACAGACTCATGTTGATATCGAAATTTTCCGCGTTATCTGGCGACAGATAATTGGTGTGCGGGTCGTAGGACATTGCGAAGGTGTTGATGTAGGCCTGGAAGATATCTTCGGCACGGGTCTGGTCCAGACGCGCCAATTGATTCTTGTAGCGCTTGGTCAACAGTTCCTGGATGGCCTTCGGTTCTTTGCCAGCGATCTTCAAGCGCAGCACTTCGTCCTTGACGCGTTTGCGCCACAGGTCGTCGAGGGCAGCGGTGCTGGTCAGCCAAGGGGCGTCCTTGCGGTCCACCAGAAGGGTTTCCTTCTGGGTGAAGTCGAGCTTGTCGACGCCCTTGTTCAACTCACCCAAAGCAAAGTCCAGACGCGCTTTGACGCGGTCCAGGTAACGCTTGTAGATGGTGAAACCGGGCTGCAGGTCGCCGCTTTTGAGGAAGTCGTCGAACTGGGTCTTCCACTTGTCGAACTCGGCGATATCGCTGGCCAGGAAGTAGCTGCGCGACGGATCCAGCAGCTTGAGGTAGCTGTCATAGATGATCACTGAGCGAGCGTCGTCCAGCGGCGGCTTGCTGTAGTGATGACGCTTGAGCAACTCGACAACGTTAAGGCTGGCAATCACCTCATCGCGATCCGGCTGAAGGTTGTCCCAGCTGTTGGCTGCGAACGTATTGGTCGACATCGACGCGAAGCCGAGACCAATGAAAAGAGCGAGGGCGGTGCTGGGGAACAAATGCTTCATGCTGATTCGACGCGGGGGCAATTGATAACGCATATTAGGCCGTCTTTGAGGGAGCCGGTTCCATATGGTCCGGTCGCATAATGCAAAAAGCCCGGCGATACAGCTACGGGCTCAGTCCAGACTCACTATGGAGGCACTGTGAAAGCATTGCAAGGCGTTGACGGTCATGTGGAGTGGTTGGAAGAACCCAGTCCTACCTGCGATGTAGGGCAAGTTCGCATTCGCGTGGCGGCAGCGGGCCTCAATCGCGCCGATTTGTTACAGCGTGCCGGGCTTTATCCGCCGCCGCTGGGTGCCAGCCAGGTGCTGGGCCTGGAGTGTTCCGGGGTGATCAGCGAAGTGGGTGCGGGCTCGTCCTGGCAAGTCGGCGACCGTGTCTGCGCGTTGCTGGCCGGCGGTGGCATGGCCGAAGAAGTGGTGGTGGATGCGCGTCACGTACTGCCGGTGCCGGAAGGGTTGTCGCTGACCGACGCGGCGGCACTGCCTGAGGTGTACAGCACCGCGTGGCTCAATCTGTTCCAACTGGCCGGCCTTAAACCCGGTGAGAAGGTCTTGTTGCACGCCGGCGCCAGTGGCGTGGGCTCGGCGGCGATCCAGCTATGCAAGGCATTTGGCAGCCCGTGCTGGGTCAGTGTCGGCTCGGCTGAGCGCCTCACATACTGCGAGGAGCTGGGCGCCCAGGGCGGCGTGGTGCGCACCGATGGCATCGAAGGGCTGCGGGATTTCGGACCGTTCGATGTGATCCTCGACCCGGTCGGTGGCAACTATGCGGCGCTGGACCTGAAACTGCTGGCGCTGGATGGGCGCTGGGTATTGATCGGCTTGATGGGTGGCCGTGAGGCGCAGTTGGACTTGGCGCAGGTGTTGGGCAAGCGTATTCAGCTATTGGGTTCGACCTTGCGCAGCCGCAATGATCAGTTCAAGGCGGACCTGTTCAGCGACTTGAGCCAGCATGTCTGGCCGTTGTTTGTTGAGGGGCGACTGAGTCCGCAACTGGCCAAGACGTATCCGATCAAGGATGCTGAGGCGGCGTTTGCCGAATTGGCGAGCAACCAGATTTCCGGGAAGTTGGTGTTGGTGATTGACGAAAGCCTCATCTGATTCCAACGTGAAATGCAGTCAATGTGGGAGCGAGCAAGCCCGCTCCCACATTTAGATCGAGGTTGAATCAGATCCAGTGATGGATCGGCCAGCCGGTTTGCTCTGCATGCTCGCGCAACACCGGATCCGGGTTCACTACCTGCGGATGTTCGACCTTCAACAACAACGGCAAATCATTGCGCGAATCCGAATAGAAGTACGCGCCCTCCAGCGTTTCGCCTTCCTGCTCCAACCATTCCATCAGCCGCGTGATCTTGCCCTCGCGATAGGTCAGCACACCGATCGTACGCCCGCTGTACACGCCATGGCTGACTTCAAGGTTGATCCCAAGCACTTCATCAATACCGATCCGCGCCGCAATCGGCGTGACCAGGTGCGTGCCCGACGCAGAGATCACCAGAATCCGATCGCCATTCGCTCGATGACGGGCGATGGTCTTGGTGGCGTCACTGTAGATCAGCGGCTCGATCACGTCCTCGACCCACGGCTCCACCAGATGCTCGATTTCCTCCGGCGTGCGGCCGATCATCGGCTCCAGGCTGAAGTCCATGAAGTCTTCCATGCGCAGCTTGCCCTGGCTGTAGGCGGCCATCAGTTCGTTGTTCTTGCGCATGAACGACTCGGGGTCGACCCAGCCCAGGCGGCCCATTTGCTCGCTCCATAGCGTGGCGCAGTCGCCGTGGATCAGGGTATCGTCCAGATCAAAAATTACCAATGCCATCGGTCACGCTCTCTCAATCAATCGTTGCATCAGGCTACTTCACACAGGGCGCTGGGGTCGATGGAAAGTGCCAGGCGTTGTCCGTCCGGGTGCAGGTCGTCGGCCGAACGGTTGAGTACGTCCACCACCAGCTCCACGCCGCGTGCTTCGATGCGGTAGCGAATCACGTTGCCCAACAGGCTGTGGCTACGCACCAGGGCGTCCAGTTCGCCATCGCGGCTCAGCTCGATGGCCTCCGGGCGAATGGCGATACGGCTGTTGATCGGGCGTTGCAGCAATTGGCTGGCCTTGTCAGCGTCCAGCAGGTTGTAGTTGCCGATGAAACCGGCGGCGAACACGTCGACCGGCGCGGTGTAGAGGGTCTCGGCATCGCCGCTCTGCACGATCTTGCCCTGGTTCATCAGGAAGATGCGGTCCGACATGGTCAGGGCTTCTTCTTGATCATGGGTCACGAAGATCGTAGTCAGGCCCAGTTCGCGCTGGATCTGGCGAATCTGTTCGCGCAAGTGTTTGCGAATGCGTGCATCCAGTGCCGACAGTGGCTCATCCAGCAACAACAGGCGCGGGCGAGTGACCAGTGAGCGGGCGAGGGCCACGCGTTGGCACTGGCCGCCGGACATCTGGTGCGGGTACCGGCCGGCCAGGTCCTTGAGCTCGACCAGTTGCAGCACTTCCTGCACGCGCTTGTGGCTGTCGTCGGCGTTGACCTTTTGCATGCGCAGACCGAAGGCAACGTTCTGTTCCACGGTCATGTTGGGAAACAGTGCATAGCTCTGGAACACCATGCCGATGTGACGTTTCTGCGGGCTCAGCGGGACGATGTCCTGGCCATCCAGCAGGATTTTCCCACTGTCCACCGACGTCAGGCCGGCGATGCAGCGCAGCAGCGTGGATTTGCCGCAACCGGACGGGCCGAGCAGGGTGACGAACTCACCCTTGGCGATCTCGCAGTTGATATCACTGAACACCGGGGTGCCGGCGTAGCCTTTTTGCAGGTGTTGGACGCTGACGAAGCTCATTGGCTTTTGTCCTTGTTCAAGATGTTGGCGGCCCAGGTCAGCACCAGCACAAAAAAGAAATAGGAAATCACGACGGCACTGGTGAAGTGGCCGCTGCTGTTGCGCATGTTGTTGAGGTACACCTGCAGAGTTTCGTAGCGGGTGCCCACCAGAATGTTGGCGAACACGAACTCACCGAACAGGAACGAGAACGACAGCAACAGCGCTACCATCAGGCCTTTACGCAAGTTGGGCAGCACCACCAGGATCGCCGCCTGCCAGGTGCTGGCGCCGAGCAACTGAGAGGCGTCCATCAGGTCGCGCAGGTTGATCGCTTGCAGGTTGTTGGTGATCGCCCGGTACATGAACGGCAGCGCCACGGTGAAGTAGCAACCGATCAGGATCCACGGCGTGCCGACCATGGCCATTGGTCCGGAGCCATACAGTTGCAGCAGGCCCACCGACGACACCACGGGAGGCACTGCGAAGGGCAGCAGGATCAGGATGTTCATCAGCGCATCGAGCTTGGGGAAGTGGTAATGCACCACGAACAGCAATGGCAAAATCAGTACCACCGACAGGATCAGCGCGCCGACGCACACCAGCAACGACTGCCCGAAGGCCATCAGAAAGCGCGGATCGCTCCACAGCTGCACGTACCATTTGACCGTGAAGCCGGCGGGCAGAATGGTTGCCGACCAACTGCTGGCGATGGAGTAGACAAAGGTGCCAACCAGCGGCAGCACCAGGATTGCAAACAACAGCCACACCACCACCCGATGGTAGAGGGAGGCCGGGCCGGCTTCAGCGCGAGACATGGTAGCTCCTCTTGAGCAACAGTTGATGAACCACGGTGACCACGGTCATCAGCGCCACTAGCACCACGGCCAGAGCGCTGGCCATGTTCGGGTCGAGGGACACATCTCCGGACACCAGGCCCGCGATGCGGATCGGCAGCACGTTGAAGTTGCCGGTGGTCAGCGCATACACCGTGGCGTAGGCGCCCAAGGCGTTGGCCAACAGAATGACGAATGTACCGAGCAGGGCCGGGGTCAGCACTGGCAGGCCAATGTGGCGCCAGAACTGCCAGCCATTCGCGCCGAGCAGTGCAGCCGACTCACGCCAGTCTTCGCGCAGTGCATCGAAGGCCGGGTACAACAGCAACACGCCCAGGGGAATCTGGAAGTAGGTATAGAGGATGATCAAGCCGGTTTTGGAGTACAGGTTGAAGTCCTGAATGATCCCCGCCTGCTTCAGCATTATCGTGATGCTGCCGTTGAAGCCCAGCAAAATGATAAACGCGAACGCCAGGGGCACGCCGGCGAAGTTGCTGGTCATGTTGGCAAAGGCGGTGACGAAATTGCGCAGCGGCGAATCCACACGGCGCAATGAGTAGCTGCCCAGCGTGGCGATGATGATGCC
This window harbors:
- a CDS encoding ABC transporter permease, which translates into the protein MSRAEAGPASLYHRVVVWLLFAILVLPLVGTFVYSIASSWSATILPAGFTVKWYVQLWSDPRFLMAFGQSLLVCVGALILSVVLILPLLFVVHYHFPKLDALMNILILLPFAVPPVVSSVGLLQLYGSGPMAMVGTPWILIGCYFTVALPFMYRAITNNLQAINLRDLMDASQLLGASTWQAAILVVLPNLRKGLMVALLLSFSFLFGEFVFANILVGTRYETLQVYLNNMRNSSGHFTSAVVISYFFFVLVLTWAANILNKDKSQ
- a CDS encoding carboxy terminal-processing peptidase; its protein translation is MKHLFPSTALALFIGLGFASMSTNTFAANSWDNLQPDRDEVIASLNVVELLKRHHYSKPPLDDARSVIIYDSYLKLLDPSRSYFLASDIAEFDKWKTQFDDFLKSGDLQPGFTIYKRYLDRVKARLDFALGELNKGVDKLDFTQKETLLVDRKDAPWLTSTAALDDLWRKRVKDEVLRLKIAGKEPKAIQELLTKRYKNQLARLDQTRAEDIFQAYINTFAMSYDPHTNYLSPDNAENFDINMSLSLEGIGAVLQSDNDQVKIVRLVPAGPADKTKQVAPADKIIGVAQADKEMVDVVGWRLDEVVKLIRGPKGSVVRLEVIPHTNAPNDQTSKIVSITREAVKLEDQAVQKKVLNLKQDGKDYKLGVIEIPAFYLDFKAFRAGDPDYKSTTRDVKKILTELQKEKVDGVVIDLRNNGGGSLQEATELTSLFIDKGPTVLVRNADGRVDVLEDENPGAFYKGPMALLVNRLSASASEIFAGAMQDYHRALIIGGQTFGKGTVQTIQPLNHGELKLTLAKFYRVSGQSTQHQGVLPDIDFPSIIDTKEIGESALPEAMPWDTIRPAIKPASDPFKPFLAQLKADHDTRSAKDAEFVFIRDKLALAKKLMEEKTVSLNEVDRRAQHTDIENKQLALENIRRKAKGEDPLKELKKEDEDALPVEADKTKPEDDAYLAETGRILLDYLKITKQVAKQ
- a CDS encoding HAD family hydrolase, whose product is MALVIFDLDDTLIHGDCATLWSEQMGRLGWVDPESFMRKNNELMAAYSQGKLRMEDFMDFSLEPMIGRTPEEIEHLVEPWVEDVIEPLIYSDATKTIARHRANGDRILVISASGTHLVTPIAARIGIDEVLGINLEVSHGVYSGRTIGVLTYREGKITRLMEWLEQEGETLEGAYFYSDSRNDLPLLLKVEHPQVVNPDPVLREHAEQTGWPIHHWI
- a CDS encoding ABC transporter permease translates to MIRGKWLALLCLVPFALFFIVFEIAPLVWVLINSLQTEESGWGLENFMRIFSSKFYLQAIQFSLEISFYSSIFGIIIATLGSYSLRRVDSPLRNFVTAFANMTSNFAGVPLAFAFIILLGFNGSITIMLKQAGIIQDFNLYSKTGLIILYTYFQIPLGVLLLYPAFDALREDWRESAALLGANGWQFWRHIGLPVLTPALLGTFVILLANALGAYATVYALTTGNFNVLPIRIAGLVSGDVSLDPNMASALAVVLVALMTVVTVVHQLLLKRSYHVSR
- a CDS encoding ABC transporter ATP-binding protein, encoding MSFVSVQHLQKGYAGTPVFSDINCEIAKGEFVTLLGPSGCGKSTLLRCIAGLTSVDSGKILLDGQDIVPLSPQKRHIGMVFQSYALFPNMTVEQNVAFGLRMQKVNADDSHKRVQEVLQLVELKDLAGRYPHQMSGGQCQRVALARSLVTRPRLLLLDEPLSALDARIRKHLREQIRQIQRELGLTTIFVTHDQEEALTMSDRIFLMNQGKIVQSGDAETLYTAPVDVFAAGFIGNYNLLDADKASQLLQRPINSRIAIRPEAIELSRDGELDALVRSHSLLGNVIRYRIEARGVELVVDVLNRSADDLHPDGQRLALSIDPSALCEVA
- a CDS encoding zinc-binding dehydrogenase: MKALQGVDGHVEWLEEPSPTCDVGQVRIRVAAAGLNRADLLQRAGLYPPPLGASQVLGLECSGVISEVGAGSSWQVGDRVCALLAGGGMAEEVVVDARHVLPVPEGLSLTDAAALPEVYSTAWLNLFQLAGLKPGEKVLLHAGASGVGSAAIQLCKAFGSPCWVSVGSAERLTYCEELGAQGGVVRTDGIEGLRDFGPFDVILDPVGGNYAALDLKLLALDGRWVLIGLMGGREAQLDLAQVLGKRIQLLGSTLRSRNDQFKADLFSDLSQHVWPLFVEGRLSPQLAKTYPIKDAEAAFAELASNQISGKLVLVIDESLI